Proteins encoded within one genomic window of Eurosta solidaginis isolate ZX-2024a chromosome 1, ASM4086904v1, whole genome shotgun sequence:
- the LOC137236922 gene encoding probable pre-mRNA-splicing factor ATP-dependent RNA helicase mog-4, whose protein sequence is MPYDLKKVIARFRPELKLLISSVTLDADKFSKLFDDAPIFRIQDEIETCQEVLKDRVKRLGSKDTSSHHTSESCAGYKYRRNLNLEQLYTLGALNHYGELTKLGRRMAEFPIDPMMGKCVGITIPKNWYQLLRCFL, encoded by the exons ATGCCGTATGACTTGAAAAAGG TTATAGCACGCTTCCGACCAGAATTAAAGCTTTTAATTTCCAGTGTAACTTTGGATGCtgataaattttcaaaactcTTTGATGATGCGCCTATATTTCGTATACAAGATGAAATTGAAACATGCCAAGAAGTTTTAAAAGATCGTGTTAAGCGTTTGGGTTCCAAAGATACGTCTTCTCATCATACCAGT GAAAGTTGTGCTGGCTACAAATATCGCCGAAACTTAAATCTAGAACAATTATACACTTTGGGTGCGCTCAATCACTATGGTGAACTAACCAAATTGGGTAGACGTATGGCCGAATTTCCAATTGATCCAATGATGGGTAAATGTGTTG GTATAACTATTCCGAAGAATTGGTATCAATTGCTGCGATGCTTTCTGTGA